A genomic window from Canis lupus familiaris isolate Mischka breed German Shepherd chromosome 32, alternate assembly UU_Cfam_GSD_1.0, whole genome shotgun sequence includes:
- the BDH2 gene encoding 3-hydroxybutyrate dehydrogenase type 2 has product MGRLDGKVIVLTAAAQGIGRAAALAFAREGAKVIATDINESKLQELEKYPGIQTRTLDVTKKKQIDQFANEIGRLDVLFNVAGFVHHGTILDCEEKDWDFSMNLNIRSMYLMIKAFLPKMLAQKSGNIINMSSVASSIKGVENRCVYSTTKAAVIGLTKSLATDFIQQGIRCNCVCPATVDTPSLQERIQARPNTEEALNYFLKRQKIGRFATAEEIALLCVYLASDESAYITGNPVIIDGGWTL; this is encoded by the exons ATGGGTCGACTTGATGGGAAGGTCATCGTCCTGACAGCTGCTGCTCAGGGGATTGGCCGGGCAGCTGCCTTA GCTTTTGCAAGAGAAGGTGCCAAAGTCATTGCCACTGATATCAATGAGTCCAAACTTCAGGAACTGGAAAAGTACCCCG gtattcAAACTCGGACCCTTGATGtcacaaagaagaaacaaattgatCAGTTTGCCAATGAAATTGGGAGACTTGATGTTCTCTTTAATGTTGCTGG ttttgtcCATCATGGAACTATCCTGGACTGCGAGGAGAAAGACTGGGACTTCTCAATGAATCTCAATATCCGCAGCATGTACTTGATGATCAAGGCATTTCTTCCTAAG ATGCTTGCACAGAAATCTGGCAACATAATCAACATGTCATCTGTGGCTTCTAGCATCAAAG GAGTTGAGAACAGATGTGTGTACAGTACAACCAAGGCAGCTGTGATTGGCCTCACAAAGTCCTTGGCCACAGACTTCATCCAGCAGGGGATCAGGTGCAACTGCGTGTGTCCAG CAACGGTTGATACCCCATCCCTGCAAGAAAGAATACAAGCCAGACCAAATACCGAAGAG GCACTGAACTACTTCCTGAAGCGACAGAAAATTGGAAGATTTGCAACCGCAGAAGAAATAGCCCTGCTCTGTGTGTATTTGGCTTCCGATGAA TCTGCCTACATAACAGGTAATCCTGTCATCATTGATGGAGGCTGGACCTTGTGA